In the genome of Lactuca sativa cultivar Salinas chromosome 3, Lsat_Salinas_v11, whole genome shotgun sequence, the window CTTCTGACAAAGGCAAACTTCTACCGATTTTCATGTCTTGAATTTGCATGTTGCCTTGTTGGCAAATCTCATTGCAACAATCAATAACAGCCTCTAGTTTTAAACCCAAACAATCTCCTATACCTAAGGGTTTTGGATAATTTTTAAACTAATAGTGATAGAAtatagtaaatcataatgaaaaaaaaaaaaacataccacCCTGCATGATTGCCTGAATCTTTTTCTCACACAAACTCAACTCATCTTCTATATTGCGTTGTTGATTGGACTACAAAAATAATAAAAGGCATTAACATTTCaattaaacaatatatatatatatatatatatatatatataaaaggtaagTATAAAAAGCAAGCAAACCAGTTTTTGTCTTTTGTTAAAAAGAGCTCGAAGGGCAGCCTCTGATAATTCAGATCTCTTTGAATCCACtatgaaatgaaaattttcaagGGGTTCTGTTTTTGCCACATCAGCATCCACTTTTAGCATTCTACTTTTATCCTCACAAAGTGAAACAATACCAGACTTCTTTTCACCATCAACCCTTTTATCTTTGCATTCATTGATGATTGACATGTTTTTCAAGTTCTTCACATTATCCTGACAATAaccaaattaaaaaaattaggttgcataaaaaaataaaaaaaaaaaaacttatctaAAACTGCAATTAGTTTCACTCACCTTTACGCTGATAGCATTTGTTGGAGTTGTTCTTTTTTCATGATGATAAACCTTGAGTGGTGTTGGTGTTGTTGAATGCATTTTAGCATTTTGAATTTCTTTTTGCAAACAAACTATTGGCTtagtaatattattattattggatTCAGTTAATGAATCATTTGATTTAACCCCACAAGATCCATTCACTTCTTCTTTCTGCTTTGAACAATCACTTTCAACACTCAAGGTCTTTTTTCCATTGGAATTTTCAGTTTTCATGGCTTCATTAAAAGTAGGAGTTTCCATGTCTTTGTTGGATATATTTCTTGCTTTAGTAACTCTGTCTTCATCTTTTTTATTCGAGTTACTGATGTGAATGCTTTTGGACTCCATCTTTGACTTTATTTGTCGGTTACTTTGACCACCTTGTTTTTCAGTTGACTTTTGTGACCCCTGAATTTTTTTTGAATCTGCAGTTCCCTCTTCCATCTGATCCGTTAATCCATTTGATCTGCAGCATTTATAATTAGGGAACAAATTTAATGATTCCTATATATTTTATTTACTAATTGCTTTATTCAAAAAGGATCATTTTTTTAAGGCTTAGAATAATATTTAACACACTAAATATTACAAATAAGTCAGCCATGTATATACCATATATGAATCTTGAGAGAAAAATAAATCACCTTTTAAACCACTTGGATATAATTTCAGCATATGGAAGAAGGTAATAATACTCAACAACAGGAGTAATTACCCAACTCCCTGAACTCTTCTTTACTACAGGTCCATGTAAGCTACACAATAAAAATACACAAATAACATTAGAAAATGCTTATTCAAGGTTCAAAATGGGCAAGAATTAAAGagccaaaaaaaaaaaggaaatgagTCAAATGGTTTTAAGGTTATCCATAACATTCTCTAAAGTGTTTACAAATTACAGTTTTACAAGTATACCCtgattgttttatttaaaaaacttGTAACATTATTTTAATATTGGTTTTAAATTTGTAATCATGTTTCATAAATTAAGTAGCACACAAGAAGTTATAAATTAATACTGACCTAGAAATAGCATCTTGAATAGGAACCAATTTATCCTCATTAATTGATTGTGTACTTTGAAGTATGTAAAAATGAGTTGCAGTCTTTGCTTGACTCAATGAATAAACTACATGGTCTTCTAAAACTTTAAGCTCACTATTGATTCCTGTTTCaatgtaaaaatcatatcaaGTGTCAATAAACTTCAGTTAAATTGTCATAACAACATAAAACTGTATGCATGTTATTGTTTTTTTGACTCAATTGAAAACTTCAGTTAAATTTGTcccaaattataaaaaaattaaaagtatgTTTTGCTACCTGCTATTTCCTTAACAGCTGAAAACGCAACCTTCTGCAACTCATCTTCACCTTCTTCATCATACTTTCTCATCAATGACAATTTTCTTTTTTTACCCTTTTTACACTCATTCTCAATTCCACTCTCTTCACAATAAAGATCCTTTTCGATAACTGACCATACTCCATTATCAAACTGTAGAAAGCAATTCTCTTTCTTGGAATCTATCAAAAAGATAGCCACTTTAGTTATTGGCCATTCTTTTATCATATTTGAGATATTAGATGAAGCATGTAGCAAAGTTTCTGATATTGTGCATGCATCCATGATTGCTTTTTCAGTTAATGAAAGCTGGTTTTCAGGTTCATTTATGGTTGGGCGATTAGATTGAGTCATGTATTTCATGTGTTGAAGTATGCTTGGTTTGAACATTATTGCCAAGTTGCAAAATTGGTCAAACTTTAAGAATTCTTTTTCTTGGTTTTGTTGGTTTAGATGATAGTAGTTGTAAAGTACTGCAGCAGCATGAACCTGAAAAGAAATGAAAACCCATACAAAATTAAGTagaagggcatttatgtcttttccaATAAGCAAGAGAAAGTGGAAGGTAGAAGGGAGGGACCTGTTTGGCAACGGATTTTTGTTGAGATTGAGAAGGAGTGTCTTTTGCAGTGTCACTATGCTTCAAAGGTAGCAATGGACCAACCAAGTACTCCATTAATGCTTCAACAGTCTCCTCAGTGGGCCCAACCTCCATTGACAAATCTATGTCCATTGACCCTAGATTAAGTCAAACCAAAACAAATATATATcagaaaagaaaaagagatttaagCTCATGCTGTCATGCACCTAAACCGAAAACCCTAAAAAGAGGAAAAACAAACAGATGTTAGATGAGAGTTTAACTTACATTTCATTGAGAATACAAGTTCTAAGCCAACATGACAAATTATAACAAAAATGTTTAACACAATATAAAAGATCAAAGAGAATGAGGGCTTGAAGTTTATTAGGGCTTGAAAAGGTCTCGTACCCCATTTTAGAACCAGCAGAAGTCGATAAAACTAAAGCAATCAAACCCACTTAACCTTACATCCTTTGATCGACCTCAATTCTAAAATTCAGCAACTCAAATGGATAATTAGACAAAAATTTCCACCTAAATTTACAGAATTTTGAATACTTATGCAGGTATGCGTACATTATATGCTAACAAAACCGCGGGGGAAAAGGACACACTAAGAAGAAAAAAATCGACAATGCTGGTGACCAACTATAGGGTTTTTACAAAGTTTAGGTCAAATTTGTGAATTCTGATGAACTAAGAGCAGATGATTTTGAACATTACATACCTTTAATCACTCTCGATTCTACAATTCCGTCCAAATTTTCAATTCGAGCAGATAAACAGACCACGTTTTAACTTGCTGTTCTTTACATAGAAATTCCACGCACAGAGACAGAGCTATACATTATGTGATACCAAAACTGAAACAGTAGAAGGAAAAGAGTGAGGAAAATGAAAAAATGGTGATGGGGTTTGATAAAAAGAGTTTCAACGATTTCTGTGTTTCAGTCAATTTGACAAATTAGAGTACAAATGTACACAAAAACCCTAGAGAAGTGAAAGGTGTTCTAGAACTTTCTAACATACCTTCGCAGCTCATTTCATTCTCCGATTGACAAGAGTCTCCGACAAATCAACAGTTTCCCTAACTCTTCAGCTACAAATGATAAAAGAAATGAGTTAAAAAGGAATCtctttataaaaaataataataataacaaataaaaaataaaaataataaaaacttatttatttacCAGTTTATATTCAGTATTTGCATTGAACAGTTAATTAGCCTCATGTGCTTTGCATGCGATGCCAGGACATTTATGTTCGTTTCTGTTTatcttttttatgtttttctctcTCTATTATAACGTTTTGTGAATTACAAAGTTATTCCTTAACGAGCAAAGTTCTAAAAAGTTAGTTAACGCGTAATAGCTCCAAAGTTTATATTTGCCGTTAAAATTTgcttaagttatatatatatatatatatatatatatatatatatatatatatatatatatatatatatatatatatatatatatatatatatatatatatatatgtgaaaccCTTTTCTGAAATATTAACGAGTCCACGTCTATGAGAAGTTCCCCACCGACCGCTCTCATGCCTCCGTCACGTGTAGCTAAGCTGTCTCTTTGTGTGCTTAAACTCATTTCCGCCCAAAATAGCATTGACGACACACTGGGATTGAAGAAACGGCGTCGTTTGGCTGCTAATGAATGATGCCTTGGTGCTTGCTTCCGGTCAGCCTGACATCACCATGAGGAAGAAGACTTGGTGGTGGGTTTTCCTTATTGGCGGTGGTGTTTCTTCCGATGTTGCTTGCCACTGTTGGACCCCTTTAATTGACACCTCTCCTTCTTTGCAATGACTCTCTCAAAATAAGGTAATACCGACCTAACTTCAGTATTAAAGGAGTGCAGTTCATTTGCGTAGTAGATTCTTCTTGGCACTCCTGGATTCCCATTAAACACCACTTCACCTTCATTGTGGTCGACTCAGCCTCTTGACTTTCTCTTCATGCCGACTCCATGGTTGTTATGTATTTAAGGTTATAATTTCACAtgtttgttgttattttttaGGGTTACTCGGTAGGTATATTTTGATAAGGTTTATGCGTATTTTTCTATTTTCTTGAAATTACAGCCACTTCCTTTGATTGCTCACCGCTCCAAACATCTTCATATATTTTGATTAGTTTTTCGTTTTGTCTGCAGATGAGCTTCAATTTAATCGTTTCCTTACTCCTCAAGGATCTGTCCTTTCTTCATTCTTTCTTCATGGGTTGAAAGCAAAAGGGGGATACTGCCTCGTATGTTACTAAAAAGGTAAATTTGAACTCCAAATTAAAACTCTATTATATTTTGTTTGTGTAAATAAATGTTAATCTGGAATCGAGGTATAGGGCTTGAACCCTaatttcatttcttcctattatgAGCTCTCTCTTTTGAAAGTTTTTTAATCTATCGATGTTAGTTCTTCTATTCTCTACACCATTTTGAATACGTTTTACATGAAGAAGTTATCATGAGGAAATTGTTGTTGTAAGATGTACAAATCATGTTAGCAATCACGTTTTCAAAGTATTCATCACTAGGCGGAACTTAAACATGAGGAAACAGGATATTCTAACAAGTATGTTAAGACctcaacctgatgacaatgaatCTAATTTCAACTCTTGAATTGAGATACATCCACATGGTGGAGACCGGAGAGGCGTTGGGTTTAAACCTTCCCCCCAGCTCAACACTTCCTACCTACTACCCTTCTCTGTTGATTTCTTTCTAATTTGTTCATTGCAGAACACTTTATGGGTTTTCATCAAATTAGTTTTCAAAGTATCATTTGTTACTGAGGTTGAGTTTTTGTTTGATAGGTTTTGCAGCAGAGTCAACTCAGGGGTTGTTGGTGACAATCAATTATATGGGTATTACGCATCATCTTTATAGTGGAAGATTGGAGCAGGCCGCACTTGACATGTAAAGCTACTAGAACACTAATTAAGTCTCACATCCTTCATTCTTTCAGTGGAGAAGGTGGGTAATGTTTAATGGTCTTCTTTTGGATTGGCAACCCTAACAGATTCGATTGAAGGTGAGGTTGATTCTGCATCCTACTTTTTTCTTCTCCAACATGGATTAGTTGAAGGTGAGTTTATTTTTTAAAAGTAGAAGAGATTGAAGGGTTTTCTAAACTAATTGAAGACAACTTACATTTTTTCACAGGTTGATGTTACAAAGAATTTGATTAAAGGTTTCCGATTTGTGATTAGGTAATATGGTTTTTATTTTCTggattttttgtatttttgattgaTAAATGGTCAACTAAAATCCTTTAACAAATCTCCTTCATTTTGTTTTAACTGTTtgatagcaatgctcatcaaggcTATGATTTACGACAAAGCTGGTCATGAAAGATGTATCTTTTTTCCtcttgtttttagtttttttgtttagGTTTCCTTAAAAAAAATTCATCCATTAGTCTATCAGTCTCTTCTTTTTTATTaactttaaattttgaattttttgacaCTTTTTCTCCAAATTACAACTAAGAAGAATCATCGTTGGACATTATTGATTTGAAATTTCAATTTATCATGATCAAATTAACATGGAACTTAATTGGATCGGGAACAAGTtagatttcaacaaaaaaaaaatagtaaatttCATTTTAGTAAATTCCATTTAAGTTTTccataaaaatagtttttttttaattttttaatttttttaattatgtatGTAATGTAGTGTTCATGGGGGCAGCAAGCTGATTCTACTGGGAATGGGCTCAAACGAACCTTCCACCACCTGGTCCCATACCAATGCTATCAATGAACACCAATTGGAAATGAGCAAGATGGTTTTAGTAAAGAAGAGGTAATAGTAAATGGCTAATCACAAGAAATAGCAATATACTGTCATTTACATCATTCAAATAGCAgcttactttcatttctttcaatTACAATAACGCATTTACTTTCAAACTTCCTTCTACAATGCTTTAATCACAAGGAATAACTGAATAACCAGTTGCTttcatttcttttcattataTCATTGCattcttaatctttttttttattttaaattatagcCAATTAAAGCATATACTTCACCTTTTTTTTCATACCAAGTCATTATACCTAAGGCTGTAAAAAGTTATAGTTCACTTGATAAGCTTAGTATTGAAAAACAAGTAACGAGGCTAGGAATTTGGTATAAAAAAGCTTATCATTTGTAGATTCTCATTGCTATTGACTTATGAACTAGAAAtcttgaaaatatatttttttatagtaGGCTTCAACTGGATGTTTGCTATGCTTTGATGAGCCAATGGACATCAGAGTGTATGATGATCATTAATAGTCATGGCGTTCATATAGCTTACTCCTCCACTGATTCTAGCTTCAACAAGATATggataaataaatttaaatatatccCTGTTATTGATAGTAAAAAAGTGCATTTCATTACTTATAAATGACACAATCATGGAAGCTCATCCTTCAATTTGTTTGATTATACTTTTTTACCGATTTTCATATTCACCTTcttttcttggataaccaatGGAGCTCTATTTAGTCGAATACATGAATGAACATatgtttttaaatattaattctaaaaatatatgatttatgCTTCAGCATGTGACTTAATGTTTTATTTGAAATTTTAGTCTTGGAAcgtgaaataaaaacaaaatgttaagAGGTGACTGCGTGGTAAGTGAATGTAGGAGAGAAATTCTACTATGCATTTGGTTTGAAGAAAAAGCTAGCTACTGTGTCATATATTCATGAATGAGTAAAAAAGAAGAGAATCAAtgcattttttaaatattttcttttgtagTGTCATCAATATGGCTTCCTTTCATGTGTGATTGTACAAGCTATCCAACTGGTGTTTTGTCGTTTTATACTTGCTTCCATCTTATTTATCTGTTCAACTGGTTGCAAGTGTTTATTTTCGTGGTCTATTATTGGGTTAGATGCAATAATGCTAACTTACTTTTGTTATTTACCTGAACCTGGAACTTCTGGAGGTAAAAAGAGTTCTTGGTTTGATTATGGCAGAATTATAGTTCGAGTTACTCTTCCATAATTCCACTGCTGTAGCTTCCTTCACAGGTCTGGTTAGATTAAAGATGATGATATCGAATAGTAtttgtttgtcttttttttttcactaCTTGTGCATTATAGCATGCTACTTTCATTCCTTTAATCAACATAATTTTAACTCATCTGAAAGCTTTTAAGACCATATATAGTGTATCATTTTTAAATTTCCAAAACTACCCTTCGTGGGCCGTGCTCAGCACGGTCCTTTTGAAttcactagtatatatatataaaccaccTGGTTCATTAACAATGTTTAACCGGCCGGTTCAAGAGAAAACTGGGTTTATCTGGATCGGCTCAATTAGAAAAACATACAGTTCAACTTTTATAAAAACTAGTGGTGAAAAAATGTATCCCAAAGTGGTAATTTCTTAAAAAAACAACTTAAACTTATAGTAATGCTGATATCAGACATCAACAAGCTTTATGGCATGGAAGAGTGAAAAATGAATCGTTTATTTATAATGGAAAACCACTCATCGTTTTCTTTTTGGAGTTGATGTGCGACTTCTTCATGTCATCaaatattatgttttttattGTCTAAAGTTTATACTTCTTTTTTCCTTCTTCTTTTTTTGTCCAACATTATAAAGTATGTCTTAATGTCTATCTTTTTTCCGTTCGTCTTTTTTGCTAAATATTAAAGGTAGGTCCTTTATATTTTATAAGGTAGGTCataatatttttggtatatattttgttgtatgTTTTGGAAATTTAGGTGGGTCAAAGGACCCACCTTACCATAATGTAAACTCATCATTGCATGCATGCACCATGTCATGCTCGGCGCACACCGCCCCACCATGATGGCATACCAAGTAGGTTGAAGTTCTATGACATTTCAATTTTCGATGAGAGAGGAAAGATGTTAACaactatttttgtattttttttttttttgctttttttcaattttaaaaactTATCCTATCAAATTCAACTTTTCAAGCATTTTTTTACTCTCATAAACATTTCAATTGCCTTTAAAAAAAAGAATTCAAATATTTTTACATTTTCcaaaccactatcaatatacatatagcCTCCAAGTCTTACCACACCATAACCTTTATAATATTTTTGTAAGATCCTATTTCCTATCGTTTCTTATTTCAGGGACGTGGGCCGGAAGACAATTGTGTAAAGGCTTTGGACCTTAAGAAAGTAAAGTTTAGTCCTTGTGGAAGGAAGTGGTGATGGTTAAGAGATTTAACCCTTGATCTGTGTATTGAACTGAAGGGTAGAAAGAGGAAAGTTATAGGTtgggttcttgcatgaaatatggatttctGTTTGAGAAATTTTTTGTCCAGATATCTAGATAATATTGTGGAGCTCTTCAatacatttttgtagatataaatgttggattaggtgtctaagtctataattataattgatatgtacttgaactgatagtagcaatgtccttttgggttgccttcaaacctgacaATTGGATaggaaatgtcacaccccaaaaccggaacggcggaaacattctggggtggatgacgtcatgtcaagtatcacaacacatgcattatagtaatcaaaatacaacaaaacattgcattaatggtaatagttttacatggtttactttacaatacatcaaagtaatacagacaaTAATATaagtacagcatggtactaagctatcttcatcaacagctccggggatgtacctgtctaatgctgacctgagaatacaagttatttgaaaagcgagtatcagcatttttacaaatgctggtgagttcataagcatttagtgacattttaatcaaataactttatatatgtggtagttttcaagtatacagtgaaatagagtcctttccagaaaatcctatattttctaattaaaaagcagtcttctaccaagactggtcagagttatgtggtaaaaagtagttttcccttaaacactttcaTTTTCAGAATACGGGATTTGCTTTTTAAGAAAgtcggagaatatcagggaaaataacatatgcctcagcagtgaggactgctgactaaggcggaaggaatcatagactccaggagtgtatcgaatgaacaacacgcctggctcagtctaacagaaagagacacagaccccagacggtaccaaatgaaaggtacagctagtaaggtctaaaacagtgaacacagacctcagacagtatcaactgaatgatacgtctagcaaggtctaaaatagta includes:
- the LOC111906650 gene encoding uncharacterized protein LOC111906650 isoform X2 encodes the protein MDIDLSMEVGPTEETVEALMEYLVGPLLPLKHSDTAKDTPSQSQQKSVAKQVHAAAVLYNYYHLNQQNQEKEFLKFDQFCNLAIMFKPSILQHMKYMTQSNRPTINEPENQLSLTEKAIMDACTISETLLHASSNISNMIKEWPITKVAIFLIDSKKENCFLQFDNGVWSVIEKDLYCEESGIENECKKGKKRKLSLMRKYDEEGEDELQKVAFSAVKEIAGINSELKVLEDHVVYSLSQAKTATHFYILQSTQSINEDKLVPIQDAISSLHGPVVKKSSGSWVITPVVEYYYLLPYAEIISKWFKRSNGLTDQMEEGTADSKKIQGSQKSTEKQGGQSNRQIKSKMESKSIHISNSNKKDEDRVTKARNISNKDMETPTFNEAMKTENSNGKKTLSVESDCSKQKEEVNGSCGVKSNDSLTESNNNNITKPIVCLQKEIQNAKMHSTTPTPLKVYHHEKRTTPTNAISVKDNVKNLKNMSIINECKDKRVDGEKKSGIVSLCEDKSRMLKVDADVAKTEPLENFHFIVDSKRSELSEAALRALFNKRQKLSNQQRNIEDELSLCEKKIQAIMQGGIGDCLGLKLEAVIDCCNEICQQGNMQIQDMKIGRSLPLSEAQLTLRKACEELDDICLSNSWMLPTYHMSRSDGGFVANVSVKGSDFECSGVSGMQQSIREARNSAATHVITKLQQMALNHTTAIL
- the LOC111906650 gene encoding uncharacterized protein LOC111906650 isoform X1, translating into MDIDLSMEVGPTEETVEALMEYLVGPLLPLKHSDTAKDTPSQSQQKSVAKQVHAAAVLYNYYHLNQQNQEKEFLKFDQFCNLAIMFKPSILQHMKYMTQSNRPTINEPENQLSLTEKAIMDACTISETLLHASSNISNMIKEWPITKVAIFLIDSKKENCFLQFDNGVWSVIEKDLYCEESGIENECKKGKKRKLSLMRKYDEEGEDELQKVAFSAVKEIAGINSELKVLEDHVVYSLSQAKTATHFYILQSTQSINEDKLVPIQDAISSLHGPVVKKSSGSWVITPVVEYYYLLPYAEIISKWFKRSNGLTDQMEEGTADSKKIQGSQKSTEKQGGQSNRQIKSKMESKSIHISNSNKKDEDRVTKARNISNKDMETPTFNEAMKTENSNGKKTLSVESDCSKQKEEVNGSCGVKSNDSLTESNNNNITKPIVCLQKEIQNAKMHSTTPTPLKVYHHEKRTTPTNAISVKDNVKNLKNMSIINECKDKRVDGEKKSGIVSLCEDKSRMLKVDADVAKTEPLENFHFIVDSKRSELSEAALRALFNKRQKLSNQQRNIEDELSLCEKKIQAIMQGGIGDCLGLKLEAVIDCCNEICQQGNMQIQDMKIGRSLPLSEAQLTLRKACEELDDICLSNSWMLPTYHMSRSDEGGFVANVSVKGSDFECSGVSGMQQSIREARNSAATHVITKLQQMALNHTTAIL